From a single Xanthobacter dioxanivorans genomic region:
- a CDS encoding FkbM family methyltransferase: protein MSMQMEHETLGSRLAGDAVYSAQEERALITRFLGGRGIFVEVGAYDPVFQSQTLHLELMGWKGLLVEPVPGLANNLRAARKADVAQVACVAPEAAGIGRVALLERRGNSTIIFNPSKIGPEDAVLDVPAATLDAVLERAGLSSIDYISVDVEGAEPEVLRGLTLKRFQPKLVVVDDRARFGETRAVMRSGGYCLVRRTGHNAWFVPLAVARHLSWQAWAQLAWTYSFGRFIRRRLRSGLARTA from the coding sequence ATGTCGATGCAAATGGAACACGAGACGTTAGGCAGCCGGCTCGCCGGCGATGCCGTTTACTCGGCGCAGGAGGAGCGGGCGCTGATCACCCGCTTCCTCGGCGGGCGCGGGATCTTCGTGGAGGTGGGGGCGTATGATCCTGTCTTCCAGAGCCAGACCCTCCACCTCGAGTTGATGGGGTGGAAGGGGCTGCTGGTGGAGCCGGTTCCGGGGCTCGCCAACAACCTGCGGGCCGCCCGGAAGGCGGACGTGGCGCAAGTCGCCTGCGTGGCGCCTGAGGCGGCCGGAATCGGGCGGGTGGCGCTCCTCGAGCGCCGGGGGAACAGCACCATCATATTCAACCCGAGCAAGATCGGTCCGGAGGATGCTGTCCTGGACGTGCCGGCGGCGACGCTCGATGCCGTGCTCGAGCGCGCGGGCCTCTCCAGTATCGACTACATTTCCGTCGATGTGGAAGGGGCGGAGCCGGAGGTTCTGAGGGGTCTGACGTTGAAGCGGTTCCAGCCGAAGCTGGTTGTCGTGGACGATCGCGCGCGGTTCGGCGAGACCCGCGCGGTGATGAGGTCCGGCGGCTATTGTCTCGTCCGTCGTACCGGGCACAACGCGTGGTTCGTGCCGCTGGCCGTGGCGCGTCACCTGTCATGGCAGGCGTGGGCGCAGCTCGCGTGGACGTACAGCTTTGGCCGGTTCATCCGGCGCCGTCTGCGGTCGGGGCTCGCCCGCACCGCCTGA
- a CDS encoding GIY-YIG nuclease family protein — protein sequence MQPKTADQVWSTYLIECGDGSIYCGVTNDVDRRMRDHASPRGAKYVRSHGGVRSLLRAIALPSKEAAMRVEFWMKRASRARKAAIAAGADLPGSWLEKRGKAPIAAAAAGMMMIFALGMGGTPAAAQATGPVSSEMVSNAEVFIIDGDTISVHRERIRFLSIDAPETHEPRCEAELVAGLRAKEALRTMLVQARTIELRRSGRLDVYGRTLADVLVDGAEVGAKLEAIGLALPYRPGYAAKLARARHWCGDAVEVPPAHQPFYRQ from the coding sequence GTGCAGCCGAAGACCGCCGACCAGGTGTGGAGCACCTATCTCATTGAATGCGGGGATGGCTCGATCTACTGCGGCGTCACCAACGACGTGGACCGGCGCATGCGGGATCACGCCTCGCCGCGGGGGGCGAAGTATGTGCGCAGCCACGGCGGGGTCCGCTCGCTGCTGCGGGCGATCGCGCTTCCGAGCAAGGAAGCGGCGATGCGCGTCGAATTCTGGATGAAGCGCGCCAGCCGCGCCCGGAAGGCCGCCATCGCCGCCGGCGCCGATCTGCCTGGGAGCTGGCTCGAAAAGAGAGGAAAGGCCCCCATCGCCGCCGCTGCGGCCGGAATGATGATGATCTTCGCGCTGGGGATGGGTGGAACGCCGGCGGCCGCGCAGGCCACCGGCCCTGTCTCGTCTGAGATGGTATCCAATGCCGAGGTGTTCATCATCGACGGCGACACCATTTCGGTCCACCGCGAGCGCATCCGGTTTCTGAGCATCGATGCGCCCGAAACCCATGAGCCCCGGTGCGAGGCCGAGCTCGTGGCCGGGCTGCGCGCCAAGGAGGCACTCCGCACGATGCTCGTCCAGGCTCGAACGATCGAGCTGCGCCGGTCGGGCCGCCTTGATGTGTACGGCCGGACGCTCGCTGACGTGCTGGTGGACGGTGCAGAAGTCGGTGCGAAGCTGGAGGCTATCGGCCTCGCCCTGCCCTATCGCCCGGGCTATGCCGCCAAGCTGGCGCGGGCGCGGCACTGGTGCGGCGATGCCGTCGAGGTGCCGCCGGCCCACCAGCCGTTTTACCGACAGTAG